Genomic DNA from Hordeum vulgare subsp. vulgare chromosome 2H, MorexV3_pseudomolecules_assembly, whole genome shotgun sequence:
TGTACAGCATTTTGTATTGTTTTGAACCACTACTGCTTAAGTAGTATTTTTTTCTCTAGTTAATTTTATTTCTTGTCACCATTTCAGGCACTTGAAGCATTAGAGAAGCTGGAAAGGAGTGTTGACACACTAATTGTGATACCAAATGATCGGTTGTTAGATATTGCTGATGAAAATATGCCCTTGCAAGACGCGTTTCTCCTTGCAGATGATGTCCTTCGTCAGGGTGTCCAAGGAATATCAGACATAATCACGGTGGGTTTTCTCCTTCCCTATGCTGCAGTAATTTAGTTGGTATTAGCGCAATGTACGTGCATTACTGTGGTTAAAGAAAACTGTGCAGAAACTTTTAATTCTATATCTGTGCCCCCATTTCTTCAATTTGTGACAAATTTAACATGTGGTGTAAACATGGCATATTATTTATGTGAAACTTTTGCAGATACCTGGGCTTGTGAATGTTGATTTTGCCGATGTGAAAGCTGTGATGAAAAATTCTGGAACTGCCATGCTTGGCGTTGGTGTTTCTTCCAGCAAAAACCGCGCCCAAGAAGCTGCTGAGCAGGCAACTCTTGCCCCTTTGATAGGGTCATCCATTGAGGCAGCTACCGGTGTTGTGTACAATATCACTGGCGGGAAGGACATCACTTTGCAAGAAGTAAACAAGGTCTCTCAGGTGCGTGTAGGACTCCTTATTGCTATCTTGATACTTGAATCATTGAATGGTCTTTGAAGAATTCATGAAAGCCATGAGAACATCAAGACAGCTAGCAGTAGAACCAACACATGCATATTGACTTATTTAGGTGATTACATGGAAGTGATGTACTGTTCAACTGTTTTGAGAGTAACCACGGCTCATTCTCTTTGTGCAGATTGTGACAAGCTTGGCCGACCCCTCGGCAAACATAATTTTTGGTGCTGTCGTAGACGACCGTTATAACGGCGAGATCCACGTGACCATCATCGCAACAGGATTTCCGCAGTCCTTCCAGAAGTCCCTTCTGGCTGACCCTAAGGGAGCTCGGATACTGGAGGCGAAAGAAAAGGCGGCTAGCCTCGTATCAGCTGCTGTGCAACAACCGACGCCGGCGGCCGTCCCGACATGGTCGCGGAGGCTCTTCTCCTGAACACCGTTCAGCAGGCACAAACAACCTTGTGAAGCTGTGGTTCTCACTTTATCAAGGCAGTAGAGAGTTAGCCGGTGCGGTGTAAACACTCTGAAACTAGTTTCGCGTAGTGATTAGGTTCTCGCCTGGTGTATGTATTGTTCAGAAGTCTCTTGACTCGGTTGTTTTAGAAGGTGTTCTGTTCGTTGACAGCTTTGGCAACCCCAGGGCTCGCCTGCTGAATTTTGTGGGTGCGTACGAGCTTTTCTTCGATTGCTGAATTTAGTGAGGTTCGTGGATTTATGCGGCCGGAGGTGTGATCGGCAGGCGTGTCAGCGTTCTATGGAGTGTATACGCGGTCGTACCCGATTGACTATTTGTGATGGTAATGCTAAGATGCTGTTTTTTCCCGTGCGAATGGTACATGAGATTTGTAAAGTAGATCATGCCCAAGCAATATACATCCAATCATCTCTGCAAGAAAGGATatcgtttttctttttcttcagaAACTACATAACAGATATGTGATCGTCTTGGAGAGAACAGAAAAGTATGTGTGACAGGGAGAGATTGAGCGTGGGATCTATTTTTTAATCTAAGATTAAGTGCGAGACAACAAGATGGGCTTGCGTGTCTCTACAACGGGCCAAGAAGCCCACTTGGCACTCGGTTTGCCCCCGTCCGCGAACGCATCGGCCTTTCGCACCTGTTCGCGGCTGCGTGGTGGAGCAGTCTATCCTCGCTTCCCAGAGAAAGAGAGATTAGTCCCACACCGCTGCTTTGAGGTGAGAGCGCTACCATGGAGCACTATATAAGGAGGGCCACGCCTTCCATTCCAAGGCACGCAGATGCGCAGCGGGCACAAAGCGAACTATTCTTTCGCCTTTTACTAAAGAATACCGTGTGCACACTGCAATTAGCAGCATACGCTAATTTTTGAAGGGATCCTCCTTAATTGGAGGGCCCACAATTCAATCCTAAATTTTGTACTGTAATTTTGAACTAGGGATGGGTGAGGCTTGTTGAAACGTTCTTAGATCGAACACAAGTCATTTTTTTTGAGGAACAGCCTTTAAAGATGAGCCGAAGCACCAAGACGGGGCCTCCAACCAAGGGGGAGCAAGGCTCCGCCACCTGACCCCAAGCCGGCGGAGAAGCCCCAACCGCCACCCAAGACGGGGCCTCCAACCAAGGGGGAGCAAGGCTCCGCCACCTCGGGTCGTCGGCTGACCCCAAGATCACCTCGGGTCGTCGACTGACCCCAAGACGGGGCCTCCAACCAAGGGGGAGCAAGGCTCCGCCACCTCGGGTCGTTGGCTGACCCCAAGCCGGCGGAGAAGCCCCAACCGCCACCCAAGACGGGGCCTCCAACCAAGGGGGAGCAAGGCTCCGCCACCTCGGGTCGTCGGCTGACCCCAAGCCGGCGGAGAAGCCCCAACCGCCACCCAAGGTGGGGCCTCCAACCAAGGGGGAGCAAGGCCCCGCCACCTCGGGTCATCGGCTAACCCCAAGCCGGCGGAGAAGCCCCAACCGCCACCCAAGACGGGGCCTCCAACCAAGGACGGCTGACCCAAAGCCGACGGAGAAGCCCCAACCGCCACCTGCTCCCACCATATCATATTCGGGCGCGGGCCCTTGATCCGCCCACATCGGACCAGCCCGAGCAGAGAGGGGCATGGCGGCCTCCACGCTCGCTCGCCCGTCGGACGCCCATGCCTCAGCACACACCCGTCGTGTGCCACGCCCGCGCATCTCCCTCGTCGCTGCCGCGCCGCGAGTTTGCCGTTGCGCCATCCACAACACGGGTCACCGGATCCACCCCTGCACGCCAGATCCGCCCACGAGCCTCCCCGTGAGATGCCCCGCCGTCGCCTTCCCTGGAGTCGTCCCGGGTTTCGCCGGTGGGCTCCTCAGGCGAcggtgaggtgaggaggaggagggaggctgCGGTGGTGGCAGCATCGGAGGGATTCCCACCGAGTCGCCTAGTACCCAGGAGGCACTTTACAAGTCGAGTTACTCAATTATAGAATTAACCAACAACCGTTTAGAAAAAAATATCAATCATGTGTGCACTCCCGTCACATAAAAATGAGAAAATACACACATCCACCGACGAAAAAAGTCACATAAAAAAAGGAACACCACCATGTGAGATATAGCATATCATTATAGTACAGACAAAAAAAATCTCACACATAAATATTGGTTGATAAACGGATTAGACAAAGACCACACCATGAAAGGCTCATCAAATAACATCATtagaaataaaatagaaaacacaCTCCATCATGTCCCCTGCCAGTCTAGCTAAATATTCCATCAATTCTAAAATATAAGCGGTATTCGTTTTTTGAACTGTTAGATTTCTTTAACTTTAACCAAGTTTAGAGTCAACAAATATCGACGTCCaaaatattaaaaataaaatagaaatttGTTTCATGATCAATTTAATGAAGTCGATTTTATACTGTGGATTGTGATATATTTTTCTATAAATTTGTTCAAATTAAATACGATTTGACttcttaaataaataatataCCTTATATTTTGAAATTGATTGAGAAATTTTATGTAATAATCCCAACAACATCAATGACGCAGCAAGTGCGTCCAATCCTTCTAATACAGTATAATTTCTGAAGGTCAAAAGGTGTCATCGACGAGCAAGAACCACGTGACCACGGATTCGAAAATGTGACCTGAAGATGTGTCCACGTTACAGCATCTTCAACAGCCGCGTTAAAACAGCGCCGCGCTGCAAAAGTCGCATTTTTAGCGTGGGCGCAAAAAAAAATTGCTCTAGCGGTCGCGCGATAAACGCGCGCGGCGCATAAATAGTACAGGGCGCGGTCAAAATCGACATCGCGCGCTGCTTATTTGGTGCATCCGCTTCGGCGCACTCCACACTCAAGCGGCTCTCTCCACTTTCACCCCCACCGCGTCATCTTTGCCCCACCGCACGCCGCCGCCGGCGAACTGCCCGATGGacgctgtcacgcccaagatgcgaccctatcctcaatttagcaCAAAtgtctcgtcagggatagaagcgcatctcgtcgtgtcgcaagaatggatatcgttacaagtacatgtactgaaaataatatatatatatatatatatatatatatatagatatatatatatatatatatatagagagagagagagagagagagagaattggcttacactcgccacaagctatatcagagtcacatcagtacattacataatcatcaagagtaagagcagggtccgactacggacgaaaacaaacgacaaaagaagaacgacgtccatccttgctatcccaggctgtcggcctggaacccatcctagatcgatgatgaacaagaagaagaagcaactccaaatgaacaatcaacgcactcgcgtcaagtaacctttacatgtacctgcaactggtgttgtagtaatctgtgagccataggggactcaacaatctcatttccaaaggtatcaagactagcaaagcttaatgggtgaggtatggttaagtggtgaggttgcagaagcgactaagcatatatttggtggctaaacttacgagtacaagaaataagagggggaagatctacgcataacggacgtgactactgatgatcaaatgaatgaccctgaacacctacctacgttagacataaccccgccgtgtcctcgatcggagaaggaactcacgaaagagacagtcacggttacacacacagttggcaagttttaattaagttaacttcaagttatctagaaccagtgttaaacaaagtttccacgttgccacataaccgcgggacgactttccgaaaagatttaaccctgcaggggtgctccaagtagtccatcacaaattaccacaagccgcatagaaatcctcaatcaccaagctcgcgatctcgtcggataccctagtggaaaaccttaactctgagattacccaaagcatcaccggaatcccgatgcacaagatatctcgtcaaaggtaaaactaatccagcaaggccgcccggcgtgtcgacgatcccgataggagccgcgtatctcgttctcaagacacgacggataagcgacgcgtacgagtgccaaacctcgagtttcctcacggtggccccgcatagtgctctattctggaccaacaccatcagcactggccctccctgtattatgtagaattactcctcgggtagcgctaactccctatgcatttcattttaacagatttattatgttgggcaaatgtagtaccaatattaggccttgccagaccagctttaatctaaaacaaattatcaagggggtccccataacaaccccgatcgtgttaggagcgctcatttatggaacataacaccggtagccgaaactaagggggcaaaggtggaacaaaacatcaggctacaaaggccgagccttccaccttttatcaagtatataggtgcattaaattaaatagcatttaaatatggtgatatgacaagggacccatgttatcacaaggaagcacctgcacctgcaactagcaacgctaacaacatagttaagcaagcagtaacatagccaatcagtggtttgctaggtcgaacaggttgaaggttatcatggcattgttgagaggctgatatttgacatgtggtaggcagcgagacataaccgatagaagcgataaaactagcatgacaatgatagtaatggtatatggggaaatgatcatcttgcctgagatcccgcttggaagaagaatgactccgtgaagtagacgaaccgacgtagtcgaacgggtcctcacaatccggcacgctgcggaactctatcaagacgaagcaaaccggaaacacaaatcaacacacggaattcaccacaagatgcacaacacataggatgcatgagcagctgaatacaagcaagacacggcatgtcaattcacacaaacaaacactacacaataagtgaagttcaatatgcaacgagttgcatattgacgaaactccacgtttatttatttagttctatcccgtttagatacacgacaatattaaatgtggttaaacatggcaagaggtgaagcgtaattaaactacctatctaggcattttagatgaggtcggaaatgacatatagcaccgccgagacgacctcacatgttaatttacaattctgtccagatcggaactgacacatttaattagttgttaaccagcaaaacaaataggttcacgtgattctactcgttattctggtccatttacatatatgtcaCATCTCCAAcgcagctacggacaaatagttacgacctaaaccgttttcaatatgtcgacacgcaaaccgatgcaaacaacacactgaacagttctaattatgcatgagagttggaaattattaacctACACAAAATTCTAGTCAAGCTACAAATTTGAATCATTCCAAACCGATGCAAGGATGAGAAACTACGCTCGTTTGAAAAACAAAGCTTttcctgaaattagcaaagtccCTAGAAATTGAAAAATCACACGATATTAAAGAAAAAAACACAGTGGACCGAATTGCACTATTGTGCAATGGCCCAGGGCTAAATCAGCCCAAGATAGCTGTGGGCAAGAGAGAAACAAAAACCACAGCCAGCAAAAAGAAAGCACCCATGGGATTTGATCCCACGACCTCCTGGTTACGAAGGCCTGCCGCTAACCAACTGGGCTGGCTACTTACACACGAAATAACTGGGCTTATACACTAAATGAAACGGCAACATCAGCTCATCCTCAAAGGAGAAAATGCAGAAAAAGAATGTGCAGCCGTGGtgtttcgaacccaagacctcttGGATGAGCATCTCCTTCCTTGCGAGTTGGACTACGAGCAAGGTTCTGTCCTAATCAGATTCGTTCGATACAACTATATGGCGTGGGGCGGAGGCTCACCTATGGCCAGATCTGTCGGTTGGTGGAGCTACGAAGTCAGGCCAATGGTCAACGGCCAAGGGCACGACGGGGACGGGCCGTGCCGGCGAGTTCCGACCAGGAATGGCAGATCGGGACGAGGGCTACCGGATCCGGGGCTTCCCGGCACCAGAGGGCGACGAGGAGACCTATTGGCGGCGGGCAGAACTCGTGGGAATCCATGGTCGTCCCCTTCAACTGCTTCCAGAGAGGAGAAAGGTCACGGGAGAGAGAGAAACGAGGAGGGAGGAGAAAACGACACGACAGGGGGGAGAAAACGAGGGCACTGGCCTGAGTGCTGGAGGCTTGGACACACGGAGGCACGGATCGTGGCAGCGCGGATCTTGGGCGGGCTTCACAACCGGCCACGACCATGGCGGGGTCTCACTCCCTGGAGAAGAAGACACGAGGGGTGAAGGCGCGCACGAGAGCTTGGCTGCGGGCCTCTGAGGGCGTTCCGGCGCCGACGATCGGACCAGAGACGACGAGGCAGCGGCAGGGTCGAGCGACAGCAGAGGGAGCTCACGCTTCCGATCCAGATCGAGATCGTGGGAACGACTGTGGGGCGAGCGGGGTACGCCCTCGGGCGTTGGACCTGAGATCCGGTGGTCCAGAACGGGTGGGGATGGCTGTGGTTGTTTGGATCTGAAGAACTGTTGATTGGCTCGGTGCTGAACACGAGGAGGGAAAGGAGAGGGCGGCGGCAGTGATGGGAAGGGACAGCTCTCCTAGAATTTAGGGTTGGACCTCTATTTATAGTCTAGGGTCTATATGAGGTCTAATTACAGCACTCCGATCTAGATCGGACGATAAAAACAATAGGTTAGGAAAACCAattgacaaaccgatgatggtttcgggtattacggggttgatctgGACCTAGTGGTCATGACCGTGTGTTACGGGTACCGGGAGGTTTTCAGACTGGGttgcgcgtagggtcgatgcactgtgcacaggggctaggcggagatgagagggaaaacgggtggcgcggcaacgatttttgaaACACCGACAACAGTTCGACGGTacaccgaatatggtgccgctacggtcgaccgttcgggtaccagaaggactccgatcgcgacgaaattcgacaggcggcctagctataactaattacgatcgcgtgccaagtttcaccccgaccaGAGAAAGTTCTTAACACgctttttaaaacagggttttgacgatgccgcgggcgcgtgcgtgtgcggtcgggctcagaacggacaacgacgagaaccggcaactaacaacggatgcaagttttgaaaactggcggcaatgggatgccgatgcaatgatgatgatgcgatgatgatgcgacaaaagaaaatagacacacgacgaaaactgaataaagggggatcttctggaacgtcggtctcgggttgtcacaactctcctacactacaagaggatctcgccccgagatccaagaatgaaagggggagaggatgagaaagaacaagaggtaaaaacttaatcgcttctttgacaaacgagtgaaaccaacgatccttgaaggtagcaaagagatgaggaatgatatgagaaagaagcaagaattcacggaaaaattcggcagcacttcggtaggaaaatgggacaaaaaaatcgaaaagatgggagaaatagacaatattcacaaccaacaactaaatataacaagggaacaccatgatcttcaaagaacaacaagattgacccaaaagagcagcattacaatgcctccggaacaagagaatatgaactagctcaagcggaagaagagaatgaagaaaagaatgacaactactacctccaatgaacttggcaagcatccttgcaagaagaattggacgaagttgttggaaaaacaacaacgaaaagaacaagatagtagtggacttatggaaaccttttcaaactaatgaagtgacaaccaaccactaacagaaacaaggattgattgggagaagcaagataagaacacttgagaaaaaggaactgatatcatgagccactccggaagaagaattgaaatcataatGGAAcatgaataagaattatgttatgcttatccttcatcaagtttaattgatgacaagcaacggattaacgtagcacttattcttgaaagaatcttgaagaggcacagagataagcaccatttgaggcaaaattgaaggaagcaccggtaagaattcacaaataaatgggaacaccacgaactaatggagatacatgagaatgaagagatcatgagccacccgaGAGAAaagtagaacaaggcaccggataaccaagagacgaacgaagaaacaacaatggagaagaattagagaacgaaagctacaagctgagaacgaagaagtcttctgaaatgatggccttcggaggaacgagaaatgaacacaacacagaaatgcaccggatagcaagaaaggtattactcatgaatgacaacaattaagatgatggcctcaagctgaaatgacaaatctccaagagaatagaccaagattcgagaaaacactccttcgaattttcaatggagagaatgatgagaagaacatcaccaagaataactaagacactccggaataaagaaaaatgcaaggttgggccaaatatgagaattaactccaattgatcttgaagaaggaatatgactgatgaaattcattcttacgtcatagATGAAAAGATTtagaaatctccggaaagattagaagagatatataagatcctgggaaaaacatgtgggttatgggcccactcaaaagaaaccaccattgaaaagattgctcaaaagatagatattgcaccggtacaaatgaaaacttgatgagattgAGCACGTCGAAATAGTTGAAGGatcgagaatcaggacatctgaaatatcttcaacaccccggatagaaagagagaggaatgaataacaagataggctcataagaattcccaacataggaaagaattacaaggatgaataggataagatgacacggataactgaattaaattcaccgggtaagagagaaagaacagacagcggaagcacaaagaagaggaaactcttggatgaaaattgaatcactggagaaaaagggcgggaggacggggaaaaacaaagacaactcgggacagatgagatgaactccggaataaatgagAAAAAGATCTGCaagaattggagaggattgaatccacttggagagaaacacaccggttggaaaagaattaacacgaCGACTCCCGTTgtcaagaattgacatgacaattgaacgaacaaaagaatttgcattctcacataaaaatatgagaacacctcttaggaaagatctgaaatcaccacttgacatcgaagcaacacgaattaccataatcaacaaaacaaaggatgcggcttacaattaaccagaacaaactcatgagaaagatttcgttcgatattttcgtggacaagatcacacgggctcgattttacagtagccatcaagtgcaaggaagtgcacccgacatacgaaacgtccccgagtcgtagcaagctacaaggactcttaaagacacaacgtgtaccgctgtaagtcgatcgtgaacaaacgaatccactagatgtcgaaccccaacctaacatcatgcatttgttggaagattgtcctataagcaactacttgaattcccacctatgaattcccgaaatatctggtcatgcaatctggtacacggatacaaggagtaatatcacacaactcctatactaacccgtcacctgtatcacatccgtcaacacacaaccagaatctcggaccttcatctacaagagaccctcgtgatcacaacgatacaaagtatggcagtactcccgaacaatctgcaccagtactggggacatcggggatatctcgccactactagtattgaagcaattacgaacatccttcgttctgagatactaagaaatctgaatgataacgatgtgctcaagaatcccctggagctcaactcccctgaaactcaaagcagataggaggcaccaagacagaactccgtcacatcggcatcatatagattccaaaaatatccgcgtgatcctaaaaaaaatttgagtgagaagaggagtagaattaaattattacgtcaagattcctcaccagagcatagaagaggagaaaaaagaatcctactctcgatatataactagactcaaaacaattttttcactagactcaactcggccaagttcgatcaatcaagggggatcctaggttggtactgctctgatactaacttttcacgcccaagatgcgaccccatcctcaatttggcacgaatgcctcgtcagggatagaagcgcatctcgtcgtgtcgcaagaatggatatcgttacaagtacatgtactgaaaataagatatatatatatatatatatatatatatatatatatatatatagaattggcttacactcgccacaagctatatcagagtcacatcagtacattacataatcatcaagagtaagagcagggtccgactacggacgaaaacaaacgacaaaagaagaacgacgtccatccttgctatcccaggctgtcggcctggaacccatcctagatcgatgatgatgaa
This window encodes:
- the LOC123427996 gene encoding cell division protein FtsZ homolog 1, chloroplastic, giving the protein MAPSTSSASALIHLPGLPPRRPHSGGCRNQTRRPRHAAVQCSFAFAPVETARIKVVGVGGGGNNAVNRMIGSGLQGIEFYAINTDSQALVNSQAQHPLQIGEQLTRGLGTGGNPNLGEQAAEESKEVIANALRDSDLVFITAGMGGGTGSGAAPVVAQIAKEAGYLTVGVVTYPFSFEGRKRSLQALEALEKLERSVDTLIVIPNDRLLDIADENMPLQDAFLLADDVLRQGVQGISDIITIPGLVNVDFADVKAVMKNSGTAMLGVGVSSSKNRAQEAAEQATLAPLIGSSIEAATGVVYNITGGKDITLQEVNKVSQIVTSLADPSANIIFGAVVDDRYNGEIHVTIIATGFPQSFQKSLLADPKGARILEAKEKAASLVSAAVQQPTPAAVPTWSRRLFS